A single Musa acuminata AAA Group cultivar baxijiao chromosome BXJ2-1, Cavendish_Baxijiao_AAA, whole genome shotgun sequence DNA region contains:
- the LOC135597898 gene encoding glucan endo-1,3-beta-glucosidase-like, whose protein sequence is MTKKPSSSLVLLLLLLLLVPRADATIGMCVPTAAAHLVDPAVLVNLLKAHSISMVRLFAPVPSILTALKGTGIRAMVGVGNDQIVPLSLGGQDAALRWLKMHVLAFLDPKQLRYLGVGNEVLHVAEALIIPHVVPAMNNLHKALQQLGLDGAVKISSPLASSILGVSMPPSSGAFTPLSLPLVRPMLKFLQDTGSPLMVNTYPFQAFIQNPLHQALNFFLFHQNAPPVKDGGRSYTNILDVIMDALVAAMKKEGFSGIPVSVTGTGWPMQGNNKAATPANAAAFVHGVVQRALEGTGTPMRPKQGLEVFLSNMFNHQNNSGNETNHEVHLGVFNLDGTTVVNATFGRAH, encoded by the coding sequence ATGACGAAGAAGCCCAGCTCTTCCCTCgtcctcctgctcctcctcctcctcctggttCCCCGGGCCGATGCCACCATCGGCATGTGCGTTCCCACTGCTGCCGCCCATCTCGTCGACCCCGCCGTCCTCGTCAACCTCCTCAAGGCGCACTCCATCTCCATGGTTCGCCTCTTCGCCCCCGTCCCCAGCATCCTCACCGCCTTGAAAGGCACCGGGATCCGGGCCATGGTGGGAGTCGGCAACGACCAGATCGTCCCACTTTCGTTGGGCGGGCAGGACGCCGCCCTCCGCTGGTTGAAGATGCACGTGCTCGCCTTCCTGGACCCCAAGCAGCTCCGCTACCTCGGGGTCGGCAACGAGGTCCTCCACGTCGCCGAAGCTCTGATCATCCCGCACGTGGTGCCCGccatgaacaatcttcacaaggcgCTGCAGCAGCTGGGCCTCGACGGCGCCGTCAAGATCTCGTCGCCTCTCGCCTCCAGCATCCTCGGCGTCTCGATGCCGCCGTCGTCCGGGGCGTTCACCCCCTTATCCCTCCCGCTGGTCCGGCCCATGCTCAAGTTCCTCCAGGACACCGGGTCGCCCCTCATGGTGAACACGTACCCATTCCAAGCCTTCATCCAGAATCCCCTCCACCAAGCCCTAAACTTCTTCCTCTTCCACCAAAACGCGCCGCCGGTCAAGGACGGCGGGCGGAGCTACACCAACATCTTGGACGTCATCATGGACGCCCTGGTGGCGGCGATGAAGAAGGAAGGGTTCTCAGGGATCCCGGTGTCGGTGACGGGGACGGGATGGCCGATGCAGGGGAACAACAAAGCCGCGACGCCTGCCAACGCGGCGGCCTTCGTGCATGGAGTGGTGCAGCGGGCGTTGGAAGGCACCGGCACCCCCATGAGGCCGAAGCAGGGGTTGGAGGTCTTCTTGTCAAATATGTTCAACCACCAGAACAACAGTGGGAATGAGACTAATCATGAGGTGCATTTGGGCGTCTTCAACCTCGATGGCACAACGGTCGTCAACGCCACCTTCGGACGTGCGCATTAG